The following proteins come from a genomic window of Halomarina ordinaria:
- the yqeC gene encoding selenium cofactor biosynthesis protein YqeC, with translation MDLIDALVPESEGTPLVCVVGAGGKKTTLYTLSNALDRAVVTATVRIPIFDEHVGEVRVTDDPVDAVAAHDGPWPLGVVPEREDDRYLGYETATVDALTETDVDAVLVKADGARMREFKAPDADEPRLPAASTAVLPIASVQVVGRPLTDDYVHRPERVAALTDREVGDTVRAEDVATVLTHPDGGCKGVPGDTTVVPVLNKVDDADWERTARTIARRIHERADVPYVALTHLRGGDLVAVV, from the coding sequence ATGGACCTCATCGACGCGCTCGTCCCCGAGAGCGAGGGGACCCCGCTCGTCTGCGTGGTCGGCGCTGGAGGGAAGAAGACGACCCTCTACACGCTCTCGAACGCCCTCGACCGTGCGGTCGTCACCGCCACCGTCCGTATCCCCATCTTCGACGAACACGTCGGGGAGGTGCGCGTCACCGACGACCCGGTGGACGCCGTCGCGGCGCACGACGGGCCGTGGCCCCTCGGCGTCGTCCCCGAGCGCGAGGACGACCGGTACCTCGGCTACGAGACGGCGACGGTCGACGCGCTCACCGAGACGGACGTCGACGCCGTCCTCGTGAAGGCCGACGGCGCCCGGATGCGCGAGTTCAAGGCGCCCGACGCCGATGAACCCCGCCTCCCCGCGGCGAGCACCGCCGTCCTCCCCATCGCCAGCGTGCAGGTCGTCGGCCGCCCCCTGACCGACGACTACGTCCACCGGCCCGAGCGGGTGGCGGCGCTCACCGACCGCGAGGTGGGCGACACCGTCCGCGCGGAGGACGTGGCGACGGTCCTCACCCACCCCGACGGCGGGTGCAAGGGCGTTCCCGGGGACACGACGGTCGTCCCCGTCCTGAACAAGGTCGACGACGCCGACTGGGAGCGCACCGCTCGCACCATCGCTCGCCGGATTCACGAGCGCGCCGACGTCCCCTACGTCGCGCTCACGCACCTCCGCGGCGGCGACCTCGTGGCGGTCGTCTAA
- a CDS encoding molybdenum cofactor guanylyltransferase: MHTAVVLAGGRSTRFGPRDKAVADLAGTPMIRRVADRLVSVVDALVVNCREDQVDAIDAALDGFPLPVRFAVDETPDEGPMAGIGRGLRAVEGEYAFVVACDMPFVDPGIVAFLFERVVDHDAAVPRLDDEWFQTTHAVYRADAMADACDAALARDDHKILAALFEVDYVVVDEPALRAHGSLDTFENVNTREELAAAEARLG, from the coding sequence ATGCACACCGCCGTCGTCCTCGCCGGCGGGCGCTCGACGCGCTTCGGGCCGCGCGACAAGGCCGTCGCCGACCTCGCCGGGACGCCGATGATACGCCGGGTCGCGGACCGCCTCGTGTCCGTCGTCGACGCGCTCGTCGTCAACTGCCGCGAGGACCAGGTCGACGCCATCGACGCCGCGCTCGACGGCTTTCCGCTCCCGGTGCGCTTCGCCGTCGACGAGACCCCCGACGAGGGGCCGATGGCCGGTATCGGTCGGGGGCTGCGGGCGGTCGAGGGCGAGTACGCCTTCGTCGTCGCCTGCGACATGCCGTTCGTCGACCCCGGAATCGTCGCGTTCCTCTTCGAGCGAGTCGTCGACCACGACGCCGCCGTCCCGCGCCTCGACGACGAGTGGTTCCAGACGACCCACGCCGTCTACCGGGCGGACGCGATGGCCGACGCCTGCGACGCGGCGCTCGCCCGCGACGACCACAAGATTCTGGCGGCGCTGTTCGAGGTGGACTACGTCGTCGTCGACGAACCCGCCCTCCGGGCGCACGGGTCGCTCGACACGTTCGAGAACGTCAACACCCGCGAGGAACTGGCGGCGGCCGAGGCGCGTCTCGGTTAG